One Argiope bruennichi chromosome 5, qqArgBrue1.1, whole genome shotgun sequence DNA segment encodes these proteins:
- the LOC129968559 gene encoding uncharacterized protein LOC129968559 produces the protein MFNNLLCRISDTIQRQNTIMRGSLSAKIKLELTLTFLASGCSYRTLSHLFRVPKSTISSTIPEVLDAIYESLNEFIKVPSTTEEWAAIKQGFLNAWNFPNCHGALDGKHVLIQAPPDCGSQFFNYKGFHSIILLALASWDYTFLYIDVGCNGIVSDGGVLQNSALYEKLERYTLFGTDGCIIGDDAFPLKPYLMKPFKIHPLTTEKKIFNYRLSRARRVVENAFGILTSRFRIFTRKNDCQLSTTDKIVKASCALHNWLIKTSASSYLSRGSLDEENIETGEIIPGQWRSEITELFNIQSISGRNCKSSKLAKLYKNNLARYFSNEGAVPWQNGKV, from the exons ATGTTTAACAATTTGCTATGCCGAATTTCAGATACAATTCAACGGCAGAACACAATAATGAGAGGCAGTTTATCTGCAAAAATTAAACTGGAATTAACGCTGACCTTTTTAGCCAGTGGATGCAGTTATAGAACGCTGAGCCATCTCTTCCGTGTGCCTAAGAGCACCATCAGTTCTACGATTCCAGAAGTTTTGGATGCTATTTATGAAAGCTTGAATGAATTCATAAAg gtCCCCTCTACTACAGAAGAATGGGCTGCTATTAAGCAAGGTTTTTTGAATGCGTGGAATTTCCCAAATTGTCATGGGGCACTTGATGGAAAACATGTCCTGATACAGGCACCTCCTGATTGTGGCTCACAATTTTTCAACTACAAAGGATTCCACAGTATAATTCTACTAGCATTAGCTAGTTGGGATTACACGTTTCTGTATATTGATGTTGGATGCAATGGAATAGTTTCCGATGGAGGAGTACTACAGAACAGTGCGCTCTATGAAAAATTAGAACGATACACTTTATTTGGTACAGATGGATGCATTATTGGGGATGATGCGTTTCCCTTGAAACCATATTTGATGAAGCCATTCAAAATTCATCCACTGACTACCGAGAAAAAGATATTCAACTACCGTCTAAGTAGAGCTAGACGAGTTGTAGAAAATGCTTTCGGTATTTTAACAAGCAGATTTAGAATCTTCACAAGAAAAAATGATTGCCAGTTATCTACAACTGACAAAATTGTGAAAGCATCTTGTGCTTTGCACAACTGGCTCATCAAAACATCTGCATCATCTTATCTATCTCGGGGGTCTTTggatgaagaaaatattgaaacaggTGAGATTATTCCTGGTCAGTGGAGATCAGAAATAACCGAATTATTCAACATTCAGAGTATTTCTGGTCGAAACTGCAAATCATCAAAACTTGCCAAATTGTACAAGAATAATCTTGCCAGATATTTCAGTAATGAAGGAGCTGTGCCATGGCAAAATGGTAAAGTataa
- the LOC129968398 gene encoding uncharacterized protein LOC129968398 codes for MAERSSRRRHLSKNQKEFLKKTLLRLLAVLSEEVEEEMNATKRTWVKKWIRRRDELGTSNLLLKELAAEDPKEYRLFLRLTPEMFNNLLCRISDTIQRQNTIMRGSLSAKIKLELTLTFLASGCSYRTLSHLFRVPKSTISSTIPEVLDAIYESLNEFIKVPSTTEEWAAIKQGFLNAWNFPNCHGALDGKHVLIQAPPDCGSQFFNYKGFHSIILLALASWDYTFLYIDVGCNGIVSDGGVLQNSALYEKLERYTLFGTDGCIIGDDAFPLKPYLMKPFKIHPLTTEKKIFNYRLSRARRVVENAFGILTSRFRIFTRKNDCQLSTTDKIVKASCALHNWLIKTSASSYLSRGSLDEENIETGEIIPGQWRSEITELFNIQSISGRNCKSSKLAKLYRNNLAKYFSNEGAVPWQNGKV; via the exons ATGGCTGAACGAAGCAGCCGAAGAAGGCATTTATCAAAGAATCAGaaagagtttttgaaaaaaactctACTTCGTCTTCTTGCGGTTCTATCTGAGGAAGTAGAGGAAGAAATGAACGCCACAAAACGTACTTGGGTTAAAAAATGGATTAGAAGAAGAGATGAACTCGGCACTTCTAATCTTCTTTTAAAAGAGTTAGCAGCCGAGGATCCGAAAGAGTACCGGCTTTTTTTAAGACTAACTCCGGAGATGTTTAACAATTTGCTATGCCGAATTTCAGATACAATTCAACGGCAGAACACAATAATGAGAGGCAGTTTATCTGCAAAAATTAAACTGGAATTAACGCTGACCTTTTTAGCCAGTGGATGCAGTTATAGAACGCTGAGCCATCTCTTCCGTGTGCCTAAGAGCACCATCAGTTCTACGATTCCAGAAGTTTTGGATGCTATTTATGAAAGCTTGAATGAATTCATAAAg gtCCCCTCTACTACAGAAGAATGGGCTGCTATTAAGCAAGGTTTTTTGAATGCGTGGAATTTCCCAAATTGTCATGGGGCACTTGATGGAAAACATGTCCTGATACAGGCACCTCCTGATTGTGGCTCACAATTTTTCAACTACAAAGGATTCCACAGTATAATTCTACTAGCATTAGCTAGTTGGGATTACACGTTTCTGTATATTGATGTTGGATGCAATGGAATAGTTTCCGATGGAGGAGTACTACAGAACAGTGCGCTCTATGAAAAATTAGAACGATACACTTTATTTGGTACAGATGGATGCATTATTGGGGATGATGCGTTTCCCTTGAAACCATATTTGATGAAGCCATTCAAAATTCATCCACTGACTACCGAGAAAAAGATATTCAACTACCGTCTAAGTAGAGCTAGACGAGTTGTAGAAAATGCTTTCGGTATTTTAACAAGCAGATTTAGAATCTTCACAAGAAAAAATGATTGCCAGTTATCTACAACTGACAAAATTGTGAAAGCATCTTGTGCTTTGCACAACTGGCTCATCAAAACATCTGCATCATCTTATCTATCTCGGGGGTCTTTggatgaagaaaatattgaaacaggTGAGATTATTCCTGGTCAGTGGAGATCAGAAATAACCGAATTATTCAACATTCAGAGTATTTCTGGTCGAAACTGCAAATCATCAAAACTTGCCAAATTGTACAGGAATAATCTTGCCAAATATTTCAGTAATGAAGGAGCTGTGCCATGGCAAAATGGTAAAGTataa